The following DNA comes from Erigeron canadensis isolate Cc75 chromosome 3, C_canadensis_v1, whole genome shotgun sequence.
ATCTGTGGAACAATTAATTCACAAGCAACGCCTTAACTAGTTTacaaaaaaagtaatatataaatacaaatgtaTTAAAATTCATCACTGCAATAAGAACCGCAGATGAATGATCAAGTATTCATGTTACGGTTAAAGGTGACAGGTTTTAACTCATTTACTTACGAATGGGTCACTAATCACTATGGGTTGTGTTTTATCCATAATGGACCAAAttggtaaaataaaaagatgaaagctGCCAAAAGAAGCGGGGCTAAAGGACCAACTTTGCCAAAAAAAATCTACCCGCCTGTTGCTTGACCTACTCATTTTCTCACCTTTAGATTTATCAGCTTAACAGCTCAAAATAATTAGAACTTTGAGTAAGTAGATAAAAGCTGCAGTTGAGattttgtatgttttagatCTAATAAAACATACTACtaaaaagtttcaaatctgaATACCAACTTAATGCAGTACAAAAAAGGTTCTCATTAAATAAATGGCTAACAGTTTACCTGATAAATAATGTATACAAAAGAACATGAGTAAAAGCTTCCGCCTGAGAACCAGCACCAAGAATTCGATCTTTGACCTAGCAGTCAACCTTTAGTTCCAAAGACACATCTAACCTAAAGAGTCAACCCTTGAAATCGCGAGTTAACCCTTGACCTTGCGAGACAGCCCACGCTTGTTATACCAAACCCCATTTCTCTCACCACTCATCTGGTTCTTGGCGGCAATCAAACATTGATCAGCCCGGCTACCTTTACTATCCATTTCATTTTGAAGTTTACGACGCCTCATTCGATTCTCCAACCGTAACGCTTTTAAAGCAGATGCTCTCTTTGCAATTTCAAAAGCTTGGGAGAAGTTCCAAATCCTAACTGTACCTTGTTCCCCTCCACATATGATTCGGTCAGCACCAATGCCTACACAAATTAAACTCCCACACGACCCATGTAACATTCTTTGTGGTGGCTCCACATTCTTCCTGTCCAACAAATTTCCATTGAATGAAAGGTGTTTGCTATTCGACGTATGCTGAACTCTCTTCAAAAgcttccgcacatctatgagtGAAAGCTTACCATCACTTGAAGCTGAAACTAGCCATGGAAACTCGAATGCAAGAGAATGAACAGGACCTGAATGAGGACCCCATGTTGCCACGTGGCGAATGAACCCGCATCTATGACTAGTAAACTCAAACATTTGTATAGCTCCATCTTCTCCACCACTGAAAATGAAACTACCTGTGTGACTTCGAGTAAGAGAATAAGCATTACCCACATGGGCATCTTTAATAATGTCAACTAGTGTACAAGTATCAGTCTCCCAAGCATATACATCCGAACCAGAAGTACTTACTAGGCTACCATCATGTGGGACCAACGTCCACACCCAATCATTATGCATCAAGACATTTAAGCATTTGAGTGTTACACGGTCCCAAACACGTATGCTCATGTCCCAAGAACCACTATATAATTTAGTTAAATCTAATCCGACACAAGTTATTGGACCTTGATGTTCCCAAAGCCGAAACTCAGTGTTTTGGTTCTGGGGTCCCTTTATGTCAAACAAATGAGGATGACCATCTTCAGCTCTCCAACCATGTATAAAACCATCAGAACCACCAGCGATTAAGAGTTTAGAATCAGCTGCGACGGCTCTAATAGTGCAACCAAGAGGGCGAGATGAAGCGATTGACAAACCATCTTCCATGTCCCACATTCTAACAACTGAATCATAACCTGAAGTAATTATAAGCTTTCTtgaatgtaaaataaaaagggtGAGAACAGGTTCGGTATGACCATACAGAGTATCGATGGTGTAACGTCCCATAAACGTCTTGCTACGAAATTCCCGTTCAACAAAAAGTTCTTTCCATGATTTCTCATCAGAACACTCTGCATTCACAGAGATGGGGACTGCTGGAAGTCCCCATCTCTCACAATAGAACTCCTTCCAAACGTGATGATCAGATACAATTTTATACAAAGATGGACAGACACACGAAACTACCCCAAGCTCCTTTGGGTCAAGGCAGTTGAATATTTCAGATAATAATGCTGAAGGAAGGTCAGTAATCGTTCTATGAACACTCAACAAACTCTCCTCAACCTGCAACTTTGCAAGATGCGCCGGTTTTCCAGTCTCAGAAATTACACTTTCTGTATCAATGAGCAAACCTTTCCCAGATGAGACAACAGCACTTGATTTAACTTTGGTTGTATCTTCAGAATTCTTAGTCAGAACAATCTTTGTACTGGGTTT
Coding sequences within:
- the LOC122592729 gene encoding F-box/WD-40 repeat-containing protein At5g21040 — translated: MAFECKPSTKIVLTKNSEDTTKVKSSAVVSSGKGLLIDTESVISETGKPAHLAKLQVEESLLSVHRTITDLPSALLSEIFNCLDPKELGVVSCVCPSLYKIVSDHHVWKEFYCERWGLPAVPISVNAECSDEKSWKELFVEREFRSKTFMGRYTIDTLYGHTEPVLTLFILHSRKLIITSGYDSVVRMWDMEDGLSIASSRPLGCTIRAVAADSKLLIAGGSDGFIHGWRAEDGHPHLFDIKGPQNQNTEFRLWEHQGPITCVGLDLTKLYSGSWDMSIRVWDRVTLKCLNVLMHNDWVWTLVPHDGSLVSTSGSDVYAWETDTCTLVDIIKDAHVGNAYSLTRSHTGSFIFSGGEDGAIQMFEFTSHRCGFIRHVATWGPHSGPVHSLAFEFPWLVSASSDGKLSLIDVRKLLKRVQHTSNSKHLSFNGNLLDRKNVEPPQRMLHGSCGSLICVGIGADRIICGGEQGTVRIWNFSQAFEIAKRASALKALRLENRMRRRKLQNEMDSKGSRADQCLIAAKNQMSGERNGVWYNKRGLSRKVKG